In Brevibacillus brevis, a genomic segment contains:
- the rpsD gene encoding 30S ribosomal protein S4, translated as MSRYTGPRHKLARRLGISLDGTGKDIKRNFPPGQHGHNNRRKLSEYGIQLQEKQKLRHMFGLNEKQFRRTFDNASKMAGVVGENFMKLLESRLDNVVYRMGFAPTRPAARQLVNHGHFLVNGKKVNIPSYRVQPGDVISIREKSRGLEIIKNSLESRNFLPNYITFNDAAAEGTFTRLPDREEMPAEINEVLIVEFYSR; from the coding sequence ATGTCACGTTACACAGGACCTCGTCACAAACTGGCCCGTCGTCTGGGTATCTCCCTCGATGGTACAGGAAAAGACATCAAGCGCAACTTCCCTCCAGGTCAACACGGTCACAACAACCGTCGTAAACTGAGCGAGTACGGAATTCAGTTGCAAGAAAAACAAAAACTGCGCCACATGTTTGGCCTTAACGAAAAACAATTCCGCCGCACTTTCGATAACGCAAGCAAAATGGCTGGCGTAGTGGGCGAAAACTTCATGAAATTGCTGGAATCCCGCCTGGATAACGTGGTATACCGCATGGGCTTCGCTCCTACCCGCCCAGCTGCTCGCCAGTTGGTAAACCATGGTCACTTCCTGGTAAACGGCAAGAAAGTGAACATCCCATCTTATCGCGTACAACCAGGCGATGTGATCTCCATCCGCGAGAAATCCCGCGGTCTGGAAATCATCAAAAACTCCCTGGAAAGCCGCAACTTCCTGCCAAACTACATCACTTTCAACGATGCTGCTGCTGAAGGTACCTTCACTCGTCTGCCTGACCGTGAAGAAATGCCAGCTGAAATCAACGAAGTTCTCATCGTTGAGTTCTACAGCCGTTAA
- a CDS encoding DinB family protein: protein MVQQLVAEYGSGYDQVKNAIGGLTKEELQFKPAPDKWSIHEIIIHLADAEIVGVHRMKRVLAEENPTLTAYNQDAWADALQYSLEDAARSLELFGLLRQTMLPALLRAEEADWQRCGIHEEAGPLTLAQLLERYVNHVRGHLAQIDRVLAAYREKQAQQ, encoded by the coding sequence ATGGTCCAACAGCTCGTTGCAGAGTATGGAAGCGGATATGACCAGGTGAAGAATGCGATTGGCGGTTTGACAAAGGAGGAGCTGCAGTTCAAGCCTGCTCCGGACAAGTGGAGCATCCATGAGATCATCATTCATCTGGCGGATGCGGAGATCGTTGGCGTTCACCGGATGAAAAGGGTCCTTGCAGAAGAAAACCCGACGTTGACCGCGTACAATCAGGATGCCTGGGCTGATGCCTTGCAGTATTCACTGGAGGATGCGGCGCGATCTCTGGAACTGTTCGGACTTTTGCGCCAGACGATGCTCCCGGCACTTTTGCGGGCCGAGGAAGCGGACTGGCAGCGCTGCGGCATTCATGAAGAGGCGGGGCCTTTGACACTCGCACAGCTGTTGGAGCGGTATGTAAACCATGTTCGCGGCCATTTGGCGCAGATTGACAGAGTACTTGCAGCCTATCGGGAGAAGCAGGCGCAGCAGTAG